In a single window of the Flavobacterium sp. W4I14 genome:
- a CDS encoding hypothetical protein (product_source=Hypo-rule applied; superfamily=160214), whose amino-acid sequence MENQKQDQAKSKSDFTAEKAKHPVEGLNDWNDRLDENLEPEAHNDSDADEKAKDFSAKYGSGDQSDQSNN is encoded by the coding sequence ATGGAGAATCAAAAACAAGATCAGGCTAAGTCAAAATCCGATTTTACAGCAGAAAAAGCAAAACATCCTGTTGAGGGATTAAATGATTGGAACGATCGCTTAGATGAAAACCTGGAACCTGAAGCGCATAACGATAGTGATGCAGACGAGAAGGCAAAAGATTTCTCTGCAAAATATGGTAGTGGCGATCAGTCCGATCAAAGTAATAACTGA
- a CDS encoding gliding motility-associated-like protein (product_source=TIGR04131; cath_funfam=2.60.40.10; cleavage_site_network=SignalP-noTM; cog=COG3291; pfam=PF13585,PF17517,PF18911; smart=SM00089; superfamily=49299,49373; tigrfam=TIGR04131; transmembrane_helix_parts=Inside_1_4,TMhelix_5_22,Outside_23_1185) produces the protein MNRHWLLVLFFLFFATSLSFAQNTSNKGKDFFVPYAGHIDGDRSRLTLFLSADQTTEYKVYVGNTLISPAGATIPANTCLPFVIDPNAYSVLMGSSNLIEPNKAIHVVTTKAISLYSIISNNARTGGTLVLPTNTLGQEYYAFSYESRGNQQGFSQFTIVGTVDNTDLEITPKQNERYGGRTANTTFTIKLDRGDVYQYQSVGDLTGSHIKALNCNPVAVFTGNTWAAFCNEGNSRNPSGGDNLYQQVFPVSAWGRNFVTAPFYNTLHGNTDIMRIIVADDNTVLTVNGSTTDANGTPLSNPYNKGAVVTFFSTSANVISGSKPIAVAQYQTSQTCNQNNGTNTNQAQFPGDPEITVLNPVEQTLNNITVFSDLGSVGVPTQITTYYLNVIIRTADIASFRLDGNPVNNFTAIDNTFSYAVINVTNTQPQHRLSAAGGFSAISYGYGTVESYAYLAGANIQNFTFQPTSTVTGQPISSGCLGEPISLTINLPYQAIKLDWEIQGAASFTDDNPVVLNTFTRPNDNNTYYTYKYPNDLNYPNPGDYQFKVTATKPNADNCGNTEELIIDFSVDNQPTAAFELPATGCQSNGVQFTDKSVSNSNSRSITQWLWDFGDGKTSPKQNPVHIYDRPGSYNVVLTATTDSKCSETSSAFPIVINPQPLSDFDVKGLCAGKPIILTEKSTIENPGTIVKWTWDFGDGSISSTERQPTHQYSAVGSYTITLTTESDKGCVSLVKSKIVTVIDPQSADFELPDFCLADGVARFKNTSKNADGSTSGLTFVWQYLDNNNNVIATTTGIDGAFTPAATGNYNVTLTVKNPDGCERFMSKSFTVNGDVKAAGFEIINDHSCVSEDIMIKNTSTVFTGNITKIEIYRDFGKETSIYKTISYPDNDEIFVLKYDGFGGTTDRIFNIRLVAYSGENCSKFSDQTLTLKPVPQLVFDNMAPVCEADGTVLITQVKQKAGEEMNGAPGIYSGDGIKADGTFNPKIAGLGPHIITYTFTGDNGCPSSITNTIEVYKSPVADAGALVYILAGGQIEIPATAEGTNLKYNWSPATGLNKTDVLNPIASPDNDTEYTLTATTQPDGCATTSTVLVKVLQVLNPPNIFTPNGDNVNDTWIIKYLESYPNATVEIFNRNGNRIFFSTGYKIPFDGNYQNEPLPVGVYYYIINPRNGRKTITGPLTIIR, from the coding sequence ATGAACAGGCATTGGTTATTGGTTTTGTTTTTTTTGTTTTTTGCAACATCCTTATCTTTTGCTCAAAATACATCAAATAAAGGGAAAGATTTTTTTGTTCCTTATGCAGGCCATATTGATGGGGATAGATCAAGGTTAACCTTATTTTTATCTGCAGATCAAACTACTGAATATAAAGTTTATGTTGGTAATACTTTAATTTCCCCAGCTGGCGCTACTATACCCGCTAATACCTGTTTGCCTTTTGTAATCGATCCAAATGCCTATTCCGTATTAATGGGTAGTTCCAATTTAATAGAGCCTAATAAAGCCATTCACGTGGTTACCACTAAAGCAATATCATTGTACAGTATCATTTCTAATAATGCCCGTACGGGTGGTACTTTAGTGTTACCGACAAATACGCTTGGACAAGAATACTATGCCTTTAGTTATGAAAGCCGTGGAAATCAACAAGGTTTTTCACAATTTACTATTGTAGGAACAGTTGATAATACTGATTTGGAAATAACACCTAAACAAAACGAAAGATATGGGGGAAGAACCGCCAATACAACTTTTACCATTAAGTTAGATAGAGGCGATGTTTATCAATATCAATCAGTTGGGGATTTAACCGGAAGCCACATTAAAGCTTTAAACTGTAATCCTGTAGCCGTATTTACAGGTAATACTTGGGCTGCATTTTGCAATGAAGGTAACAGCCGCAATCCTAGTGGTGGCGATAACCTATACCAGCAGGTTTTTCCAGTTTCTGCATGGGGGAGAAACTTTGTAACCGCACCTTTTTATAATACTCTTCATGGTAATACTGATATTATGAGGATAATTGTGGCTGACGATAATACGGTTTTAACCGTTAATGGGAGTACTACAGATGCGAATGGAACCCCTCTATCCAATCCATATAATAAAGGGGCAGTAGTTACCTTTTTTTCTACTTCAGCAAACGTAATTTCTGGCTCGAAACCAATTGCTGTTGCACAATATCAAACTTCGCAAACTTGTAATCAAAACAATGGAACCAATACCAACCAAGCACAATTCCCAGGGGATCCTGAAATAACCGTGCTTAATCCCGTTGAGCAAACACTAAATAATATTACGGTTTTTTCAGATCTGGGATCTGTAGGAGTTCCAACCCAGATTACCACATATTATCTGAATGTAATTATTAGAACAGCGGATATAGCTTCATTTAGACTGGATGGTAATCCGGTAAATAATTTTACAGCTATTGATAATACTTTTAGTTATGCTGTAATTAACGTAACCAATACACAGCCCCAACACAGATTATCTGCTGCTGGTGGTTTTTCGGCAATTTCATATGGTTATGGAACAGTAGAATCTTATGCATACTTAGCTGGGGCAAATATTCAGAATTTTACTTTTCAGCCTACCAGTACCGTTACGGGGCAGCCTATTAGCAGTGGTTGTTTAGGAGAACCCATCAGTTTAACTATAAATTTACCTTATCAGGCCATTAAATTAGATTGGGAGATTCAGGGGGCAGCGAGTTTTACAGATGATAATCCGGTGGTATTGAATACGTTTACCAGACCAAATGATAATAATACCTATTACACTTATAAGTACCCTAACGACCTGAATTATCCAAATCCGGGTGACTATCAGTTTAAAGTAACGGCAACTAAACCAAATGCTGATAATTGTGGTAATACAGAAGAATTGATTATTGATTTTTCGGTTGATAATCAGCCTACTGCAGCATTCGAATTACCAGCTACAGGTTGTCAATCTAATGGTGTTCAATTTACCGATAAAAGTGTCTCAAATTCAAATTCGAGGAGTATTACACAATGGTTATGGGATTTTGGTGATGGAAAAACATCTCCTAAGCAGAACCCTGTTCATATTTATGATCGTCCGGGAAGTTATAATGTAGTTTTAACCGCTACAACAGATTCGAAATGTTCAGAAACATCTTCGGCATTTCCAATTGTGATTAATCCACAACCTTTATCCGATTTTGATGTTAAAGGGTTGTGTGCGGGCAAACCGATTATTTTGACAGAAAAATCAACAATAGAAAACCCCGGAACTATTGTGAAGTGGACCTGGGACTTTGGTGATGGAAGTATTTCTTCTACTGAACGGCAACCTACTCATCAATACAGCGCGGTTGGCTCTTATACCATTACGCTAACTACCGAAAGTGATAAAGGATGCGTAAGTTTAGTGAAAAGTAAAATTGTAACCGTAATTGATCCACAATCTGCTGATTTCGAACTTCCTGATTTTTGTTTAGCAGATGGTGTGGCAAGGTTTAAAAATACTTCCAAAAATGCAGATGGAAGTACAAGCGGTTTAACTTTTGTATGGCAATACTTGGATAATAACAATAATGTAATCGCAACTACAACAGGTATTGATGGTGCTTTTACGCCAGCAGCCACAGGTAATTATAATGTGACTCTGACTGTAAAGAATCCGGATGGTTGCGAAAGGTTTATGTCAAAATCATTTACGGTTAACGGTGATGTTAAAGCGGCTGGTTTTGAGATTATCAACGACCATAGCTGCGTGAGTGAAGACATCATGATTAAAAATACATCTACCGTATTTACGGGTAATATTACAAAAATTGAAATATATAGAGATTTTGGTAAAGAAACTTCCATTTATAAAACAATCTCTTATCCCGATAATGACGAAATTTTTGTTCTTAAGTACGACGGTTTTGGTGGCACTACCGACCGAATTTTTAACATCAGGCTTGTGGCTTATTCCGGAGAAAATTGTTCTAAATTTTCAGATCAAACACTTACCTTAAAACCAGTTCCACAATTGGTGTTTGATAATATGGCTCCGGTTTGCGAAGCCGATGGCACGGTTTTAATTACACAGGTCAAACAGAAAGCTGGCGAAGAAATGAACGGAGCACCAGGTATATATAGTGGCGATGGCATAAAAGCAGATGGTACCTTTAATCCGAAAATTGCAGGGCTTGGGCCACACATTATCACTTATACATTTACAGGCGATAATGGTTGTCCTAGCTCAATAACTAATACAATCGAGGTGTATAAATCGCCTGTTGCTGATGCGGGTGCATTGGTTTATATTCTGGCAGGTGGACAGATCGAGATTCCCGCAACTGCTGAAGGTACTAATTTGAAATATAATTGGTCGCCTGCAACAGGTTTGAACAAAACGGATGTATTAAATCCGATTGCATCGCCAGATAACGATACCGAGTATACGCTTACAGCAACCACACAGCCTGACGGATGTGCCACAACATCGACGGTATTGGTAAAAGTTTTGCAAGTATTAAATCCACCTAATATCTTTACGCCAAATGGCGATAATGTAAACGATACCTGGATCATTAAATATTTAGAATCTTATCCAAATGCTACCGTCGAAATTTTTAACAGAAATGGAAATAGAATATTTTTTAGCACTGGATATAAAATTCCTTTTGATGGAAATTACCAGAATGAACCGCTTCCGGTAGGTGTTTATTATTATATCATCAACCCGCGTAACGGACGAAAAACAATAACAGGACCGCTCACTATAATCAGATAA